Proteins from one Triticum aestivum cultivar Chinese Spring chromosome 7A, IWGSC CS RefSeq v2.1, whole genome shotgun sequence genomic window:
- the LOC123152977 gene encoding uncharacterized protein, giving the protein MLFTCKPTPAHAGPETCLQIFSIEVTELSGGLQWPLEVYVLVATRDSVDHNRNVIFRRRLPSRAFQLRQNHETETANPRIARSLSLLLCAAPPLRTGHISSPSSTSLAKALTSPALLHISSPPPHPLPVQDCGNGARWLRPFSKTAAWCSAAAATELMEREPTSSTEAVARGSGSSMEGIRLTGRVQMFLMQFQYVYAVSVFSNLSRPNLGEVPGKWLGKCIYHTGLRKKKVFVDSESEDNDGVSEDGEDAPSMHDQQEAQMQVEKETQIQVEKDAPPTDGNLETRRSVRLVKKKTKGVNSLYPAA; this is encoded by the exons ATGCTCTTCACATGCAAGCCCACCCCCGCGCACGCGGGCCCCGAAACCTGCCTGCAGATCTTCTCCATTGAGGTCACGGAGCTCAGCGGGGGCCTCCAGTGGCCGCTGGAGGTCTACGTCCTTGTCGCCACCCGAGACTCGGTGGATCATAATCGCAATGTCATCTTCAGGCGCAGGCTGC CTTCCAGAGCCTTCCAGCTGAGACAAAACCACGAAACCGAAACAGCCAACCCTAGAATCGCTCGTTCCCTGTCCCTCCTCCTGTGTGCGGCGCCGCCGCTGCGCACAGGCCACATCTCCTCGCCCTCCTCCACATCTCTGGCCAAGGCGCTCACTTCTCCGGCCCTCCTCCACATCTCCTCGCCTCCACCCCATCCACTTCCTGTCCAAGACTGTGGCAACGGAGCTCGGTGGCTGCGGCCCTTCTCCAAGACTGCAGCGTGGTGCTCAGCTGCTGCGGCAACGGAGCTGATGGAGCGCGAGCCGACCAGTTCAACGGAGGCAGTAGCACGGGGCAGCGGCAGCAGCATGGAGGGCATCCGCTTGACTGGAAGGGTACAAATGTTCTTGATGCAGTTTCAGTACGTGTATGCAGTTTCAGTCTTCAGCAATTTGTCTCGTCCAA ATTTAGGAGAGGTCCCTGGTAAATGGCTCGGCAAATGCATATATCATACGGGGTTAAGAAAAA AGAAAGTATTTGTTGATAGTGAGAGTGAGGATAATGATGGGGTGAGTGAGGATGGGGAAGATGCTCCATCCATGCATGATCAGCAAGAGGCGCAAATGCAAGTGGAAAAAGAGACACAAATTCAAGTGGAAAAGGATGCACCACCAACAGATGGCAATTTGGAGACCCGTAGATCTGTACGGCTTGTCAAGAAGAAGACCAAGGGCGTCAACAGCCTATACCCCGCTGCTTAG
- the LOC123150322 gene encoding uncharacterized protein isoform X1, with translation MVLLGEEALDARAPALDLLRLAPATLPRGSGTGRLPRRHTARRMKTPSHGFLAALTQGKRDLNTPMDAASLQLTTHLHQLDVGRGGVRLLSRDDAQPWGSNNPRTMQNRNRSNERMSLLTSSHACKGACRGVCRRRCAVRRQSRQCGRRRLKDACKGACRGVCRRRCAVRRQSRQCGRRRLKD, from the exons ATGGTGCTGCTGGGCGAGGAGGCGCTGGATGCGCGTGCGCCGGCGCTGGATCTGCTCCGTCTGGCTCCGGCGACCTTACCCCGTGGCTCCGGGACAGGAAGGCTACCCCGACGACATACAG CGAGGAGGATGAAGACACCCAGCCATGGATTTTTAGCAGCACTCACTCAAGGAAAAA GAGACCTCAACACGCCAATGGATGCAGCCAGCCTCCAACTCACCACGCACCTGCACCAACTTGATGTAGGGAGAGGAGGAGTGAGGCTTCTCTCACGGGATGACGCCCAGCCATGGGGCAGCAACAATCCAAG AACTATGCAGAACAGAAACAGGAGCAATGAACGGATGTCATTGTTAACATCTTCACATGCGTGCAAAGGTGCATGCCGAGGAGTTTGCCGCCGCCGATGCGCAGTCCGAAGACAGTCGCGTCAGTGTGGGCGACGGCGTCTGAAAGATGCGTGCAAAGGTGCATGCCGAGGAGTTTGCCGCCGCCGATGCGCAGTCCGGAGACAGTCGCGTCAGTGTGGGCGACGGCGTCTGAAAGATTGA
- the LOC123150322 gene encoding uncharacterized protein isoform X2, with product MVLLGEEALDARAPALDLLRLAPATLPRGSGTGRLPRRHTARRMKTPSHGFLAALTQGKRDLNTPMDAASLQLTTHLHQLDVGRGGVRLLSRDDAQPWGSNNPRTMQNRNRSNERMSLLTSSHACKGACRGVCRRRCAVRRQSRQCGRRRLKD from the exons ATGGTGCTGCTGGGCGAGGAGGCGCTGGATGCGCGTGCGCCGGCGCTGGATCTGCTCCGTCTGGCTCCGGCGACCTTACCCCGTGGCTCCGGGACAGGAAGGCTACCCCGACGACATACAG CGAGGAGGATGAAGACACCCAGCCATGGATTTTTAGCAGCACTCACTCAAGGAAAAA GAGACCTCAACACGCCAATGGATGCAGCCAGCCTCCAACTCACCACGCACCTGCACCAACTTGATGTAGGGAGAGGAGGAGTGAGGCTTCTCTCACGGGATGACGCCCAGCCATGGGGCAGCAACAATCCAAG AACTATGCAGAACAGAAACAGGAGCAATGAACGGATGTCATTGTTAACATCTTCACATGCGTGCAAAG GTGCATGCCGAGGAGTTTGCCGCCGCCGATGCGCAGTCCGGAGACAGTCGCGTCAGTGTGGGCGACGGCGTCTGAAAGATTGA
- the LOC123150322 gene encoding uncharacterized protein isoform X3, whose translation MVLLGEEALDARAPALDLLRLAPATLPRGSGTGRLPRRHTARRMKTPSHGFLAALTQGKRDLNTPMDAASLQLTTHLHQLDVGRGGVRLLSRDDAQPWGSNNPRLLSK comes from the exons ATGGTGCTGCTGGGCGAGGAGGCGCTGGATGCGCGTGCGCCGGCGCTGGATCTGCTCCGTCTGGCTCCGGCGACCTTACCCCGTGGCTCCGGGACAGGAAGGCTACCCCGACGACATACAG CGAGGAGGATGAAGACACCCAGCCATGGATTTTTAGCAGCACTCACTCAAGGAAAAA GAGACCTCAACACGCCAATGGATGCAGCCAGCCTCCAACTCACCACGCACCTGCACCAACTTGATGTAGGGAGAGGAGGAGTGAGGCTTCTCTCACGGGATGACGCCCAGCCATGGGGCAGCAACAATCCAAG ATTGCTGTCAAAATAA
- the LOC123152978 gene encoding uncharacterized protein, giving the protein MSTSDSEPGYAAGAAAITTAPSSTCSSNPSTPPPQPPPRRHKNIVSMAATSREAEEAQDVWFRHGAQWEAAWPRRPKPVVVAAEETGSTGAASSPCGGDGVGRARSLTDEDLDQPLAPQEQATAATPTSSPPIAQASKTNQTPPTTILLQESSCSSSSNVVVVGGVAGDSTEEVKTRLKYWARAVACTVRLCS; this is encoded by the coding sequence ATGTCGACCTCCGACTCCGAGCCCGGCTATGCAGCCGGCGCCGCCGCGATAACCACCGCACCGTCCTCCACCTGCTCATCCAACCCGTCGACACCACCGCCCCAGCCTCCGCCACGCCGCCACAAGAACATTGTGAGTATGGCCGCGACCAGCAGGGAGGCGGAGGAGGCTCAGGACGTCTGGTTCAGGCACGGAGCTCAGTGGGAGGCTGCGTGGCCACGGCGCCCGAAGCCCGTGGTCGTCGCCGCCGAGGAGACGGGCAGCACCGGCGCCGCGTCATCACCTTGTGGCGGCGACGGCGTGGGCCGCGCGAGGAGCCTCACCGACGAGGACCTCGACCAGCCCCTGGCACCGCAGGAGCAGGCGACGGCCGCCACGCCGACCTCCTCGCCGCCCATTGCCCAGGCGAGCAAAACAAATCAAACGCCTCCCACTACAATTCTACTACAAGAATCGAGTTGTTCTTCTTCATCTAAcgtggtggtggtgggtggtgTTGCAGGGGATAGCACGGAGGAGGTGAAGACGCGGCTCAAGTACTGGGCGCGGGCGGTGGCGTGCACCGTCAGGCTCTGCAGCTGA